A genomic window from Sulfurospirillum multivorans DSM 12446 includes:
- a CDS encoding D-alanyl-D-alanine carboxypeptidase family protein, translating to MTHKILSLICGACIITSSLSAAYLDKETADRIRRNTDSIIAKDLSTKQLIFAKDEQKINQPASLTKIMTALLALESGRMNEVVTITREMIQVEPTKANLRVGEKFYLRDLVKAAMVMSANDAAMSIGVFLGDGDVDKFVVQMNKKAKAIGMKNTNFTNPCGFDIGRHYSTALDLLTMSEYAIKNNNFNEMAKLKRHDFRAINTKRSYAAYTHNKLLNNYKYAVGIKTGYTQKAGPCLIARAKNGKKDILVVMLNSEHRWNDIRTIFEDVLPDITHSKVASQKATAPSKSKKKTTASKKKAQKIA from the coding sequence ATGACACACAAAATTTTATCGCTTATCTGCGGCGCATGCATTATCACAAGCTCCCTTAGTGCAGCTTACCTTGACAAAGAGACCGCGGATCGTATTAGACGCAACACCGATTCGATCATTGCAAAAGACTTAAGTACAAAACAACTTATCTTCGCCAAAGATGAACAAAAAATCAACCAACCCGCAAGTTTAACCAAAATTATGACCGCCCTGTTAGCCCTAGAGAGTGGTCGTATGAACGAGGTTGTAACGATTACCCGTGAAATGATCCAAGTTGAACCCACTAAAGCAAACCTTCGTGTGGGTGAAAAATTCTACTTAAGAGACCTTGTTAAAGCGGCAATGGTCATGTCTGCTAATGATGCTGCGATGAGCATTGGCGTCTTTTTGGGGGATGGGGATGTCGATAAATTTGTAGTACAAATGAATAAAAAAGCCAAAGCCATTGGCATGAAAAATACCAACTTCACCAACCCATGCGGATTTGACATTGGTCGTCACTACTCCACCGCACTGGATCTTTTAACGATGAGTGAATATGCAATTAAAAACAACAATTTTAACGAGATGGCAAAACTAAAGCGTCACGATTTTAGAGCGATCAATACCAAAAGATCGTATGCCGCCTACACCCATAATAAACTGCTCAACAACTACAAATACGCCGTCGGAATCAAAACAGGCTACACCCAAAAAGCAGGCCCATGTCTCATTGCGCGTGCTAAAAATGGGAAAAAAGATATCTTAGTGGTGATGCTCAACTCCGAACACCGTTGGAATGACATTAGAACCATTTTTGAAGATGTTCTACCTGACATCACCCACTCTAAAGTAGCCTCTCAAAAAGCAACTGCGCCATCAAAAAGCAAAAAGAAAACCACCGCAAGCAAGAAAAAAGCACAAAAAATCGCGTAG
- the proC gene encoding pyrroline-5-carboxylate reductase has protein sequence MKLLLIGAGNMGGAMLQGLHVNDITVVEAYPPRVLELQTLYPTITIVSEIPSLEGYLVILAIKPQSFSMLHTKGIAEGVISIMAGVSLEKLKSGIMAKHYIRSMPNMAALVRKSATSLCGDVALKDEAMDILSSIGRCFWLESEKELDIATGLAGSAPAWIALVAEALSDGAVNLGMKREITYQYIATLFEGVGEVLKSEHPALLKDKVMSPAGTTAAGYAKLEEGKVRDSFIKAMEASYERAKGFSK, from the coding sequence ATGAAATTACTTTTAATTGGTGCGGGCAATATGGGTGGAGCGATGCTTCAAGGTTTACATGTAAACGATATTACAGTTGTTGAAGCGTACCCACCAAGAGTACTAGAACTTCAAACGCTTTATCCAACAATCACCATTGTGAGCGAGATTCCCTCCTTAGAAGGGTATCTGGTCATCCTTGCGATCAAACCCCAATCGTTTAGCATGCTGCACACCAAAGGCATCGCGGAGGGCGTGATTTCCATTATGGCGGGTGTGAGTTTGGAAAAACTGAAATCGGGCATTATGGCAAAGCATTACATTCGCTCTATGCCCAATATGGCAGCTCTCGTACGCAAATCTGCGACATCATTGTGCGGGGATGTGGCACTTAAAGATGAAGCGATGGATATTCTAAGCTCCATCGGTCGTTGTTTTTGGTTAGAGAGTGAAAAAGAGCTCGACATCGCAACAGGACTCGCTGGTTCTGCCCCTGCGTGGATCGCACTGGTCGCAGAAGCGCTGAGTGATGGTGCCGTCAATCTTGGAATGAAGCGAGAGATTACCTACCAATACATCGCAACGCTTTTTGAAGGCGTGGGCGAAGTGCTCAAAAGTGAACACCCAGCCCTTTTAAAAGACAAAGTGATGTCCCCTGCTGGCACGACTGCGGCGGGTTATGCCAAACTGGAAGAGGGAAAAGTGCGAGACAGTTTTATCAAAGCGATGGAAGCATCGTATGAGAGAGCAAAGGGTTTTTCAAAGTAG
- a CDS encoding ABC transporter ATP-binding protein: MEEIIKIQDLSKNYHTDAGEVNVLKGVDITIEKGEFVAIMGPSGSGKSTFMNILGCLDKVTGGNYFLGAKDTKNLSRDELADLRNHMIGFVFQGFNLIPRQNLIDNVALPLVYSGMKAHERKIRAKEILKSVGLEAFGTYLPNQISGGQQQRVAIARALVNRPKLILADEPTGNLDTKTSEEIMQLFCDLNEKEGITIVLVTHEPDIARYAKRLVNFVDGRIQHDGPTALHVKEIA, from the coding sequence ATGGAAGAGATCATTAAGATACAGGATTTAAGCAAGAACTATCACACCGATGCGGGTGAAGTTAATGTGCTTAAAGGTGTGGATATTACGATTGAAAAAGGCGAATTTGTCGCCATCATGGGACCCTCAGGCTCTGGAAAATCGACCTTTATGAACATATTGGGTTGCCTTGATAAAGTCACGGGTGGAAACTATTTTTTAGGCGCTAAAGACACCAAAAATCTGAGCAGAGATGAGCTTGCTGACCTTCGAAATCACATGATCGGTTTTGTCTTTCAAGGCTTCAACCTGATTCCACGACAAAACCTTATCGACAATGTGGCGCTACCTTTGGTCTACTCAGGCATGAAGGCACACGAGCGTAAAATTCGCGCCAAAGAGATCCTTAAAAGTGTGGGGCTTGAAGCGTTTGGAACCTACTTGCCCAATCAAATCTCAGGCGGACAACAGCAACGCGTTGCGATTGCGCGCGCTTTGGTCAATCGCCCTAAACTGATTTTAGCGGATGAGCCAACGGGTAATCTTGACACCAAAACGAGTGAAGAGATCATGCAACTTTTTTGCGATCTAAACGAAAAAGAGGGCATTACGATTGTGCTCGTAACCCATGAGCCTGACATCGCGCGTTACGCTAAACGGTTGGTTAATTTCGTCGATGGCAGGATTCAGCACGATGGACCAACAGCGTTACATGTAAAAGAGATCGCATGA
- a CDS encoding TOBE domain-containing protein — protein MNRLSAVVTHIEGEQNLHIISFDYEGVSLKMMGLDLPKGLHVNAHVTLGIKPSHVAIAKNLRGELSYANQLPATIVSIENGKLLSTILLHVNGNEVQSFITLSSSTRMNLQKNDEVTLLIKASELFVLEVLNA, from the coding sequence ATGAATAGACTTAGTGCCGTTGTGACGCATATTGAGGGCGAGCAAAATCTTCATATCATTAGTTTCGATTATGAAGGTGTGAGCCTAAAAATGATGGGTCTTGATCTGCCAAAGGGTTTACATGTAAACGCACATGTCACCCTTGGCATCAAGCCTTCGCATGTTGCCATTGCGAAAAATCTTCGAGGTGAGCTCAGTTATGCTAACCAACTTCCTGCGACGATTGTGAGCATCGAAAATGGAAAATTGCTCAGCACTATTCTTTTACATGTAAACGGAAATGAGGTGCAAAGTTTTATCACGTTAAGCTCTTCAACGCGGATGAATCTTCAAAAAAACGATGAGGTTACGTTGCTTATCAAAGCAAGCGAGCTGTTTGTTTTGGAGGTGCTCAATGCTTGA
- a CDS encoding TOBE domain-containing protein: MEGITSGVMSFDKPALLEKRIRLLEAIAETGSISSAAKRVGLSYKATWEAVDTMNNLSNHPLVTRVTGGSGGGGTTLTPLGIEVIANYSVLKKEYERFLNRLSTVGDFEMNSLKHIQRIAMQISARNQLMGKIGEIKQAKVNAEVSIVLKSGVILVSTITNSAVEELGLEIGDEVVGIIKASSVLISNVLDIATSARNKLAGVITDIKIGEVNAQVSIDIGQNDVVVSTITSESVRALSLGVGSRVCAIIKSSSILIGK, translated from the coding sequence ATGGAAGGGATTACCTCTGGTGTGATGAGTTTTGACAAACCAGCCCTTTTAGAAAAGCGCATTAGGCTCCTTGAGGCGATTGCCGAGACAGGTTCCATCAGCAGTGCCGCCAAAAGAGTGGGGCTGAGTTATAAAGCGACATGGGAAGCCGTTGATACGATGAATAACCTCTCCAACCATCCTCTTGTGACACGTGTTACAGGTGGTAGTGGAGGCGGCGGAACAACCCTAACACCCTTAGGTATTGAGGTGATTGCCAACTACAGCGTTTTAAAAAAAGAGTATGAAAGATTTTTAAATAGACTTTCGACGGTCGGTGACTTTGAGATGAACAGTTTAAAACACATACAAAGGATTGCTATGCAGATCAGTGCGCGTAATCAGCTGATGGGAAAAATCGGTGAGATCAAACAAGCCAAAGTGAATGCAGAGGTGAGCATTGTGCTCAAAAGTGGGGTGATTCTTGTCTCCACCATCACCAACAGCGCGGTCGAAGAGTTAGGGCTTGAGATTGGCGATGAAGTGGTTGGCATCATTAAAGCCTCTTCGGTGTTAATTTCCAATGTTCTTGACATCGCAACGAGTGCACGCAACAAGCTTGCAGGCGTGATCACAGATATCAAAATCGGTGAAGTCAATGCACAAGTAAGCATTGACATCGGTCAAAACGATGTGGTGGTCTCCACCATTACATCAGAATCGGTCAGAGCTTTAAGCCTTGGGGTTGGTTCTCGCGTCTGCGCCATCATCAAATCCAGTAGTATTTTAATCGGAAAATAA
- a CDS encoding TolC family protein, translating into MRLKFIGSMVFGVACVLLAEDFDPLGTYALLPKQQATFVTCTTTDLSKSLELSDVVMAALCNNPQTNIAWQTSLYQAAQVGVSRSAYLPTLSASGSILQSESSETRNGDQENISVTLSYLLYDFGKRDATYDNARALLDAALFSENDTIQSVFLSAVEAYYTLFGSNASLEASLEAERSALESLNAAKTRYSVGTATPADTLQAQTAYSQAMLNRIQAEGSVKSAQGGLASVLGMMPDTTILLQNPRLAIPDIAFESNIRALMDEAQRLRPDLMAASAKIKAYEAQLKAAKADHMPSFSLSATSGNTDTVFNTSQRSSSIGLYVSIPIFSGFNTKYKVQAAQQQLKISEAEYEKLSQDANLDVYKTYQTLISETQATRTSNDLVASAQASYDLALGRYKAGVGTILDLLSAQSALASAKQQHIQSLYNWYITKASLAKAMGSLDFSTIKGQP; encoded by the coding sequence ATGCGTTTGAAATTCATAGGGAGCATGGTTTTTGGCGTGGCGTGTGTGCTGTTAGCGGAGGATTTTGATCCACTGGGCACATACGCGCTGTTGCCAAAACAGCAAGCGACGTTTGTGACCTGCACCACAACCGATCTGAGTAAGTCTTTGGAATTGTCCGATGTCGTGATGGCAGCACTGTGCAACAATCCGCAAACAAACATTGCGTGGCAAACATCGCTCTACCAAGCAGCACAAGTGGGAGTAAGTCGTTCTGCGTATCTGCCAACACTGAGTGCCTCAGGCTCGATTTTGCAGAGTGAAAGCAGTGAAACACGCAATGGTGATCAAGAGAATATCAGCGTGACGCTCTCGTATTTGCTCTACGATTTTGGCAAACGCGACGCGACGTACGATAACGCAAGAGCGCTTTTGGATGCAGCCCTTTTTTCGGAAAACGACACGATTCAAAGCGTTTTTCTCTCCGCTGTTGAAGCCTACTACACGCTTTTTGGCTCCAACGCTTCATTGGAAGCGAGTCTTGAAGCCGAACGCTCCGCACTGGAGAGTCTCAATGCTGCTAAAACACGCTACTCTGTAGGCACCGCAACCCCTGCAGATACCTTGCAAGCGCAAACGGCGTATTCGCAAGCGATGCTCAACCGTATTCAAGCCGAAGGGAGCGTGAAAAGCGCGCAAGGTGGGCTGGCGAGTGTTTTGGGCATGATGCCTGACACCACGATTTTGCTGCAAAATCCACGTCTTGCTATTCCTGATATCGCTTTTGAGAGTAATATCAGAGCTTTGATGGATGAGGCGCAACGGCTTCGTCCCGATTTGATGGCGGCAAGTGCGAAGATCAAAGCGTATGAAGCACAGCTCAAAGCTGCCAAAGCGGATCACATGCCTTCCTTTTCCCTCTCAGCAACATCGGGCAATACCGATACGGTGTTCAATACCTCTCAGCGAAGTTCCAGCATTGGACTTTACGTAAGCATTCCTATTTTTTCAGGCTTTAATACGAAGTACAAAGTTCAAGCAGCGCAACAACAGCTCAAAATCAGCGAAGCAGAGTATGAAAAGCTCTCCCAAGATGCGAACTTAGACGTCTATAAAACGTACCAAACCTTGATTAGCGAAACCCAAGCCACACGCACGAGTAACGATTTGGTCGCCAGTGCGCAAGCTTCGTACGATCTTGCCCTTGGCCGCTACAAAGCAGGAGTTGGAACGATTCTTGATCTTTTAAGCGCTCAAAGTGCCCTTGCGAGTGCTAAACAGCAACACATCCAGTCACTTTACAACTGGTACATTACCAAAGCAAGCCTCGCCAAAGCGATGGGCTCACTTGATTTCTCAACGATAAAAGGACAACCATGA
- a CDS encoding ABC transporter permease yields MILAMLFEAWRAMGANRLRTFLTMLGMVIGVGAVIVMSAVGAGTQAKVKDSIASMGSNLLIVLAGSMSSGGVRLGSGGVQTLTASDATAIEEMDTVLAAAPTTSSSAQFIYQSTNWYTQVTGTTPSYFEVRDWEIENGYSFTDSDVRGATRVVVLGKTIAQNLFGDEDPVGKTIRIKNSPYLVVGILAKKGQSLDGRDQDDTAIVPITTAQTKLFGTQFKGVVRFIMVEALNDSVMDQAEKEMRELLRQRHKLRENAEDDFTIRNLTALANTAQETTKAMSLMLAAIASISLLVGGIGIMNIMLVSVTERTREIGIRIAIGAKQRHILMQFLLEALMISIIGCLIGVCVGVGGAYTVAHFFPISVVITQNSILISFLVATGVGVFFGFYPARKAANLEPIDALRYQ; encoded by the coding sequence ATGATTTTGGCGATGTTATTTGAAGCATGGCGCGCCATGGGAGCTAACAGACTGAGAACCTTTTTGACGATGCTTGGCATGGTCATCGGCGTGGGAGCCGTCATTGTGATGTCCGCGGTGGGAGCAGGTACGCAAGCCAAAGTCAAAGACTCCATCGCGTCGATGGGAAGCAATTTGCTTATCGTTCTTGCAGGCTCTATGAGCTCAGGCGGGGTACGTTTGGGAAGTGGTGGGGTTCAAACACTTACCGCTTCCGATGCGACTGCCATCGAAGAGATGGATACGGTTTTAGCCGCAGCTCCCACCACTTCGAGCTCTGCTCAATTCATCTACCAATCCACGAACTGGTACACGCAAGTGACAGGAACAACTCCTTCGTACTTTGAAGTGCGCGACTGGGAGATCGAAAATGGTTACTCTTTTACGGACTCGGATGTTAGAGGTGCCACACGTGTCGTGGTTTTGGGTAAAACGATTGCACAAAATCTTTTTGGCGATGAAGACCCTGTGGGCAAAACAATACGAATTAAAAACAGTCCGTATTTGGTTGTGGGTATTTTAGCAAAAAAAGGGCAAAGTTTAGATGGCAGGGACCAAGACGATACGGCGATTGTGCCTATTACGACAGCACAAACGAAGCTTTTTGGAACGCAGTTTAAAGGCGTCGTGCGATTCATTATGGTCGAAGCGCTTAATGATAGCGTGATGGATCAAGCCGAAAAAGAGATGAGAGAACTTTTACGACAACGTCATAAACTGCGTGAAAATGCGGAAGATGATTTTACGATTCGTAACCTCACCGCGCTTGCCAATACAGCGCAAGAGACGACTAAAGCGATGTCTTTGATGTTGGCTGCGATTGCTTCGATTTCTCTGCTTGTTGGGGGCATTGGTATTATGAACATTATGCTCGTTTCTGTGACGGAGCGTACCCGTGAAATTGGTATTCGCATCGCGATTGGCGCGAAACAGCGTCATATTTTAATGCAGTTTTTACTTGAAGCGCTGATGATCTCGATCATTGGCTGTCTCATTGGCGTCTGTGTGGGCGTGGGTGGAGCTTATACGGTGGCGCATTTCTTTCCTATTAGCGTGGTGATTACTCAAAATTCCATCCTTATCTCTTTCTTGGTTGCAACAGGGGTTGGTGTCTTTTTTGGATTTTACCCCGCACGAAAAGCAGCCAATCTGGAACCTATTGATGCGTTGCGGTACCAATAA
- the modA gene encoding molybdate ABC transporter substrate-binding protein, with protein sequence MLKLFLTSVILSASLLAGEISVAVAANLTDAVESLKTEFAKTNPAIKVNTVLGASGKFTTQIKNGAPFDVFLSADMKFPESLYADGIAVTKPVVYASGALAMVSTRGLDLSKGLALLTDPKVEKVAIANPKTAPYGTASIEAFKNANVLDKVEPKLVQGDSIGQALQFSLTAADVGFVNASAFYSDKMKEYKKGVQWVDVDPKLYKPIAQGIVLLKQAEKNADAKAFYDFVLSAKAKEVFKNYGYVVNE encoded by the coding sequence ATGTTAAAACTATTTTTAACTAGTGTTATTTTAAGTGCAAGCTTGCTTGCAGGAGAGATTAGTGTTGCGGTTGCTGCCAATTTGACGGATGCGGTTGAGTCGCTTAAAACGGAGTTTGCTAAAACAAACCCAGCGATCAAAGTCAATACCGTTTTAGGTGCCAGCGGCAAATTTACTACCCAAATTAAAAACGGTGCTCCCTTTGATGTTTTCTTAAGTGCCGATATGAAATTCCCTGAAAGCTTATATGCGGATGGCATTGCTGTGACAAAACCTGTTGTCTATGCGAGTGGCGCTTTAGCTATGGTGAGTACACGAGGTCTTGATTTAAGTAAAGGTCTTGCGCTACTTACAGATCCAAAAGTCGAGAAAGTAGCGATTGCCAATCCAAAAACAGCGCCGTATGGAACTGCCAGTATTGAAGCATTTAAAAACGCAAATGTTTTAGATAAAGTTGAGCCAAAATTGGTTCAAGGCGATAGTATTGGACAAGCATTACAATTTTCATTGACAGCGGCTGATGTTGGTTTTGTTAATGCGTCTGCTTTTTACAGCGACAAAATGAAAGAGTACAAAAAAGGAGTTCAATGGGTTGATGTTGATCCAAAACTCTACAAACCTATTGCTCAAGGTATCGTTCTTTTAAAACAAGCAGAGAAAAATGCTGATGCAAAAGCGTTCTATGACTTTGTTCTCAGCGCTAAAGCAAAAGAAGTCTTTAAAAATTATGGATATGTGGTCAATGAATAG
- a CDS encoding efflux RND transporter periplasmic adaptor subunit gives MNIVKKMLLHKFTIIFALIALCIGGYYGWEEYTKPPLEAKYKFHTLELGDVTQSVSANGTLNPLVLVTVGTQVSGKVIKLYVDFNDRVEQGQILAELDPALLDAQAAQSAASVQSAEASLELAIANEKRSRELFSKEYISKQELDVSVQELKAARAALNLALAQSQKDRTNQGYTIVRSPVSGVVVDRQIDVGQTVAASLSAPVLFKIAQDLRQMQIDSNFAEADIGRIKVGQKVTFAVDAFPNNAFVGVVKQVRLNATTVSNVVTYDVVVTVENPDEILIPGMTAYVNVILAEKKNVLIVPNAALRYKPTMPPSKDAKPTTPKKEKKERGSATLFVFENGVPKPIKVSVGISDNRMSEIITDELKAGDKIIVEENKYSTATSATGGGSHPPMRPF, from the coding sequence ATGAACATTGTAAAAAAGATGCTACTTCACAAATTTACTATTATCTTTGCATTGATTGCACTGTGTATTGGTGGGTATTATGGTTGGGAAGAGTACACAAAACCGCCTCTCGAAGCGAAGTATAAATTTCACACCTTGGAGCTTGGCGATGTCACGCAAAGTGTCTCTGCCAATGGCACGCTGAACCCGTTAGTGCTCGTTACGGTGGGTACGCAAGTCTCAGGAAAAGTCATTAAACTGTATGTTGATTTTAACGATCGTGTGGAACAAGGGCAAATTTTAGCCGAACTTGATCCTGCGCTTTTGGATGCACAAGCCGCGCAAAGTGCCGCAAGCGTTCAAAGTGCCGAAGCCTCTTTGGAACTTGCCATTGCCAATGAAAAACGCTCTCGCGAACTCTTTTCTAAAGAGTACATCTCAAAACAAGAGTTAGACGTGAGTGTCCAAGAGCTTAAAGCGGCGCGTGCGGCGCTCAATCTTGCCCTTGCGCAATCGCAAAAAGATCGCACCAACCAAGGATATACGATTGTGCGTTCCCCCGTTTCAGGTGTCGTGGTCGACCGCCAGATCGATGTAGGACAAACGGTCGCGGCGAGTTTATCGGCACCCGTGCTTTTTAAAATTGCACAAGATTTAAGGCAGATGCAGATCGACTCTAACTTTGCCGAAGCAGACATTGGGCGTATCAAAGTAGGGCAAAAAGTGACCTTTGCGGTCGATGCATTTCCCAACAATGCATTTGTCGGCGTGGTTAAGCAAGTCAGACTCAACGCGACCACCGTTTCCAATGTTGTAACGTATGATGTGGTCGTAACGGTTGAAAATCCCGATGAAATCCTCATCCCTGGCATGACGGCGTATGTCAATGTCATCCTTGCGGAGAAGAAAAATGTCTTGATAGTGCCCAATGCGGCTTTACGTTATAAACCAACGATGCCGCCAAGTAAAGATGCCAAACCTACTACGCCAAAAAAAGAGAAAAAAGAGCGAGGCAGTGCCACACTGTTTGTGTTTGAAAATGGCGTACCAAAACCTATCAAAGTCAGTGTCGGGATTTCTGATAATCGTATGAGTGAAATCATCACGGATGAGCTCAAAGCTGGTGATAAAATCATTGTGGAAGAGAATAAATATTCGACGGCCACGAGTGCCACAGGAGGTGGTTCTCATCCTCCCATGAGGCCTTTTTAA